The nucleotide window AGCCTTCAAATTTTTTGATTGATAACTACATATTTTAGCGTTTTATTTTATCAGCTCTGAAAAATAGAATGTCAGCATAAATAAACAGGGGTTCTTTCTCCTGAGTATCTAACAATTTTTTTGATGATAAAAACATCACTACCTTTAGCTTAATGGCATCTTATGAATATTTCTAAATTTCAATTGGTCTACCTTGCAGTTCTTTCTATGCTTGGCTTTATTGCGACCGATATGTACCTTCCTGCATTTAAGGCAATGGAAGTCGATTTTGCAACCGGTCCAGAGCAGATTGCTCTGTCTCTAACCGTATTCCTTGGTGGTATGGCAATGGGTCAGCTTCTTTGGGGTCTGGCGAGTGACAAGTATGGTCACCGTAATACGCTAGCGGTTGGTCTTGTTATCTTTACTGCAGCTTCATTCGGCTTAGCATTCAGTACCGAAGTATGGCACCTACTAACGCTGCGCTTCATTCAAGCGATCGGTGTGTGTGCGCCTGCGGTAATCTGGCAAGCAATGGTTATTAAGCGTTACTCTCAAAGCAGCAGCCAGCAAATTTTTGCGACTATCATGCCTCTAGTAGCGCTATCTCCAGCATTAGCACCGCAACTGGGTGTGTTGCTAGCAGACAGCTTTGGTTGGCACAGTATCTTTATCACACTGACGCTAATGGGCGCATTGTTGATCGCAACGACCATGGCTCAACCAAAAGAAGCGCCAGAAGTAAAACAAACGTCGATCAAAACCGATATCAAAGCACTGCTTCATTCAAAGCCTTACATGGGTAATGTGTTGATGTTTGCTTCAGCGTCAGCAGCGTTCTTCGCTTACCTAACCGGTATGCCAGAGATCATGGCTCAACTGGGTTATGAAGCAAAAGACATCGGCTTGAGCTTTATTCCACAAACCATTGCATTCATGGCGGGTGGTTACTTCGGTAAGCAGGCAGTGAAGAAGTATGGCGATGGTGTCGTACTAAGAAATCTTATTGGTTTGTTTAGTGTTGCCGCATTACTGATTTTCATTGCATCACAATGGGAACTGACTTCGATCTGGCCTCTACTCGCACCTTTCTGTCTAATTGCCGTAGCGAATGGCGCACTTTACCCAATCGTAGTAAACCGTGCCCTATCAAGCGCGAAACAGAGCCCTGCGACAGCGGCTGGCTTACAAAACAGCCTGCAAATCAGTATTAGTGGCCTAGCAAGTGCATTGGTTGCAGCAATGGCAAGCCAAGCACTAAGCGCAACAGGAATAGCGGTAGTGATTTGTTTAGGTGCATTGTGGGTTGGCTATATTGTTTCGAACAAAGAGCTTTCTGAACACTTCGCAACACCGGATAACTCTCGAGTGGTTGCTGACGATAAGCAAGACTAGTTTATCGTTTAACGAAAACAAAAAAAGAGCGAGTAATCTCGCTCTTTTTTTATATCTAAAGTTATTTAGAAAGCAGCCAGTAGCATTGCTACTGGCTTGTATCAAAATATCTTTTGGACGTTAGTACTTACTTCTTAGTTGGACGTTTCCAATCAGCAATCTTACGTTCTTTAGCACGACTGATAACTAACTCATTTTCAGCAACATCACGAGTTACTGTAGAGCCAGCACCAACGGTAGCGCCATTACCAATAGTAACGGGAGCAATTAATTGACTATCTGAGCCAACGAATACGTCATCGCCGATGATGGTCTTAAACTTGTTTGCGCCATCATAGTTACAAGTGATAGCACCTGCACCCACGTTTACGCGCTGACCAATTTCAGCATCGCCTAAGTACGTTAGGTGATTCGCTTTAGAGCCCTCACCAAGGCGAGTGTTCTTCACTTCAACGAAGTTACCAACGTGCGAGTTATTACGCATGTCAGCACCAGGACGTAGACGAGTGAAAGGACCAACCGTACAGTCTTCACCGACCGTTGCACCTTCAATTACACTGTATGGACGCACGATGGTGTTGTCATCGATCTCACAGTCTTTCAATACACAACCGGTACCGATAACCACGTTGTCGCCAATGCTTACGCTGCCTTCGATGATAACGTTAGTATCAATCTCAACATCCATACCGCACTGCAATTCACCGCGTAGATCAAAGCGGCTTGGGTCACGTAGCATAACGCCTTGCTTCAATAGTTTGTCGGCTTGCTCAGCTTGATAAGCGCGTTCTAAACGAGCCAGTTGAGAGCGGTCGTTCACGCCTTCAACTTCAATAGGGCTTACTGGGTGTACAGCTTCTACAGCACGACCTTCATCGTGAGCCGCTGCAATAACGTCAGTCAGGTAGTATTCACCTTGTGCGTTATCGTTGCTTAAGCCAGACAACCAACGCTTCAGATCGCCACCAGTCGCAACCATAACGCCAGTGTTGATCTCTTTGATAAGCTTCTGCTCATCCGTTGCATCTTTCTGCTCAACGATAGCCACAACAGGGCCATTACGACGAATAATACGACCGTAGCCCATTGGGTTGTCTAACACGACCGTAAGTAGCGCGATGCCACCGTTTGGTTGAGCGTCTAATAGGTTTTCAATGGTTTGAGGTGAAATCAATGGAACATCACCGTATAGCACTAGTACTTTTTCATCATCAGCGAAATGTGCAGATGCCTGATCCACAGCGTGGCCAGTACCCAACTGCTCAGCTTGCAGTGCCCAGTTTACCGATTCTTCAGCTAAAGTAGTCTTCATCTGATCACCACCGTGACCGTAAACCAAGTTGATGTTTTGAGCACCTAGACCATTACAGGTATCGATAACATGCTTCACCATTGGCTTACCTGCAAGCGTGTGCAGAACCTTTGGTGTGTTTGAATACATGCGAGTGCCTTTGCCCGCTGCGAGAATTACCGCGCTAAACTTCATTGTAAACCTATCCAACATTATTTTTATTAAGCCGATATTGTAACCGTTTTTAGCTAACAAATTAAATTGTAATAGCTATTTAACCAGTACTGATACGTAAAAGGGTCATCATTAGTCCTCAATGTGTAACCACATTTCAGGGCGGGATAACCTAAAAATGCAAAAAGGCGACCCTTAGGTCGCCTTTATCTCAGAGTCAGTAATCTTATAAAA belongs to Vibrio splendidus and includes:
- the punC gene encoding purine nucleoside transporter PunC, yielding MNISKFQLVYLAVLSMLGFIATDMYLPAFKAMEVDFATGPEQIALSLTVFLGGMAMGQLLWGLASDKYGHRNTLAVGLVIFTAASFGLAFSTEVWHLLTLRFIQAIGVCAPAVIWQAMVIKRYSQSSSQQIFATIMPLVALSPALAPQLGVLLADSFGWHSIFITLTLMGALLIATTMAQPKEAPEVKQTSIKTDIKALLHSKPYMGNVLMFASASAAFFAYLTGMPEIMAQLGYEAKDIGLSFIPQTIAFMAGGYFGKQAVKKYGDGVVLRNLIGLFSVAALLIFIASQWELTSIWPLLAPFCLIAVANGALYPIVVNRALSSAKQSPATAAGLQNSLQISISGLASALVAAMASQALSATGIAVVICLGALWVGYIVSNKELSEHFATPDNSRVVADDKQD
- the glmU gene encoding bifunctional UDP-N-acetylglucosamine diphosphorylase/glucosamine-1-phosphate N-acetyltransferase GlmU; amino-acid sequence: MKFSAVILAAGKGTRMYSNTPKVLHTLAGKPMVKHVIDTCNGLGAQNINLVYGHGGDQMKTTLAEESVNWALQAEQLGTGHAVDQASAHFADDEKVLVLYGDVPLISPQTIENLLDAQPNGGIALLTVVLDNPMGYGRIIRRNGPVVAIVEQKDATDEQKLIKEINTGVMVATGGDLKRWLSGLSNDNAQGEYYLTDVIAAAHDEGRAVEAVHPVSPIEVEGVNDRSQLARLERAYQAEQADKLLKQGVMLRDPSRFDLRGELQCGMDVEIDTNVIIEGSVSIGDNVVIGTGCVLKDCEIDDNTIVRPYSVIEGATVGEDCTVGPFTRLRPGADMRNNSHVGNFVEVKNTRLGEGSKANHLTYLGDAEIGQRVNVGAGAITCNYDGANKFKTIIGDDVFVGSDSQLIAPVTIGNGATVGAGSTVTRDVAENELVISRAKERKIADWKRPTKK